A region of Vigna radiata var. radiata cultivar VC1973A chromosome 10, Vradiata_ver6, whole genome shotgun sequence DNA encodes the following proteins:
- the LOC106775885 gene encoding mannosyl-oligosaccharide 1,2-alpha-mannosidase MNS3 has translation MSKSLPYSIKDVDYDNAKFRHRSFSKVVTQNLLTGNLKRDCVSCSTGKFLFLILIFGVAYLVLAHSSSGGVVSNDRTIVNRVSYANSSFVDGAGKIKRFWRRPPRLPPRLSPDEKVSSNGAGQVLGNPDVVRSMWIARQQKVKEAFLHAWSGYKKFAMGRDELMPLSRQGVDGLGGLGATVVDALDTAMIMGLDEVVAEAGSWVAEHLSERIRTKGQVNLFETTIRVLGGLLSAYHLSGGENGMNITQAGPKPEVYLATAKDLADRLLSAFTTSPTAIPFSDVILHDKSAHPAPGGLSSTSEVSTVQLEFNYLSSVSGDQKYGLEAMKVMEHMKTLPKFEGLVPIYISPHSGEFNGENIRLGSRGDSYYEYLIKVWLQSGDSSNSNTSYLYEMYKEAMNGVRHRLVKKSIPNGLVFVGELPYGLNGAFSSKMDHLVCFLPGTLALGATKGLTKKQAMTNNMLNFEDLENLKLAEDLTKTCFEMYAVTSTGLAPEIAYFHTEDFSEEGHDGGNKSSEFVNDIIIRPADRHNLLRPETVESLFVLYRITEDPKYREWGWQIFEAFEKHTKVDTGGYCSLDDVTSVPPHRRDKMETFFLGETLKYLYLLFSDSSLIPLDKFVFNTEAHPIPINLKK, from the exons ATGTCCAAGTCTCTGCCCTACTCCATCAAAGATGTTGACTACGACAACGCCAAGTTTCGCCACCGTTCTTTCTCCAAG GTTGTTACTCAGAACTTGCTCACCGGTAACCTAAAGCGTGATTGTGTCAGCTGTAGTACAGGAAAGTTTCTattcttgatattgatttttgGCGTGGCTTATCTTGTGTTGGCACACTCGAGTTCAGGTGGTGTAGTTTCTAATGATCGAACAATTGTGAATAGAGTCAGTTACGCCAATAGTAGCTTTGTTGATGGTGCTGGCAAAATAAAGAGATTCTGGAGAAGGCCTCCGAGGCTTCCTCCTCGATTATCGCCGGATGAAAAGGTAAGTAGTAATGGCGCTGGCCAGGTATTGGGAAATCCGGATGTTGTTAGGTCAATGTGGATTGCTAGGCAACAGAAGGTTAAGGAAGCTTTTCTTCATGCGTGGTCTGGGTATAAAAAATTTGCCATGGGTAGGGATGAGCTTATGCCACTCAGCCGGCAAGGAGTTGATGGATTAGGAGGGTTAGGTGCGACGGTTGTGGATGCTCTCGATACTGCTATGATTATGGGTCTTGATGAGGTTGTTGCTGAAGCTGGATCCTGGGTTGCGGAACACCTTTCTGAGAGAATTAGGACCAAGGGTCAAGTGAATTTATTTGAAACCACAATTCGGGTTTTGGGTGGACTTTTGAGCGCGTACCATTTAAGTGGTGGGGAAAATGGAATGAACATTACTCAAGCAGGACCTAAACCAGAAGTTTATCTAGCAACTGCTAAGGATTTGGCTGACCGTTTGCTATCTGCTTTTACGACCAGTCCCACTGCTATTCCGTTTAGTGATGTTATTCTTCATGACAAGTCAGCACATCCAGCTCCTGGTGGATTGAGTAGCACGTCAGAAGTTTCCACTGTGCAGCTTGAGTTTAATTATCTCAGTTCTGTATCTGGTGATCAGAAATATGGTTTGGAAGCAATGAAAGTCATGGAGCACATGAAGACTCTTCCAAAATTTGAAGGACTGGTTCCTATCTATATTAG CCCTCACTCTGGCGAATTCAATGGAGAAAATATTAGACTGGGATCTCGTGGTGACAGTTACTATGAGTACTTAATTAAAGTATGGCTTCAGAGTGGAGATAGTAGCAATAGTAATACATCATATCTATATGAAATGTACAAGGAAGCAATGAATGGTGTTAGACATCGTCTTGTTAAGAAATCAATTCCAAATGGACTAGTTTTTGTTGGAGAATTACCTTATGGATTAAACGGTGCTTTCAGCTCAAAAATGGATCACTTG GTGTGTTTCCTACCTGGTACTCTTGCACTTGGTGCCACTAAAGGTCTTACAAAGAAACAGGCAATGACAAACAATATGCTTAACTTTGAAGACCTAGAAAATCTGAAGCTAGCAGAAGATCTGACTAAAACATGCTTTGAAATGTATGCAGTAACTTCAACTGGTCTTGCTCCTGAAATTGCTTACTTTCATACCGAG GATTTTTCTGAAGAAGGTCACGACGGAGGAAATAAGAGCTCAGAATTTGTTAATGATATCATAATAAGACCTGCTGACCGTCATAATCTTCTGAGACCTGAGACTGTGGAGTCGTTGTTTGTTTTGTACCGCATCACAGAAGATCCAAA ATATCGTGAATGGGGTTGGCAAATCTTTGAAGCTTTTGAAAAACACACAAAGGTTGATACAGGTGGATATTGTTCCCTGGACGATGTAACCAGTGTTCCTCCTCACAGAAGAGACAAAATGGAGACTTTCTTTCTAGGAGAAACACTCAAGTATTTATACTTACTTTTTTCGGACAGCTCTCTTATTCCTCTggataaatttgttttcaacACAGAAGCCCATCCTATACCAATCAATTTGAAGAAATGA